The Kordia sp. SMS9 genome window below encodes:
- a CDS encoding peptide-methionine (S)-S-oxide reductase — MIQKIALGGGCHWCTEAVFQSLKGVRHVAQGWVQSTEENDSFSEAVIVQFDASVIPLKMLVEIHLRTHKSTVQHSMRKKYRSAIYYYDQAQQQFVSELLATLQTEFEEKIITQVLPFISFKASRSAITNYYYSNPQKPFCEQFINPKLKLLLEEFLNYTAQEKLKHLGN; from the coding sequence ATGATTCAGAAAATTGCGCTTGGCGGAGGTTGTCATTGGTGTACTGAAGCGGTTTTTCAATCGTTGAAAGGCGTGCGACATGTAGCACAAGGTTGGGTACAATCAACCGAAGAAAATGATAGCTTTTCGGAAGCTGTTATTGTACAGTTTGATGCATCTGTAATTCCGTTGAAGATGCTTGTGGAGATTCATCTACGAACGCACAAATCGACCGTGCAACATTCTATGCGGAAGAAATACCGTTCTGCCATTTATTATTACGATCAGGCGCAACAGCAGTTCGTTTCTGAACTTTTAGCTACACTACAGACTGAGTTTGAAGAAAAAATCATCACGCAAGTGTTGCCGTTTATTTCGTTTAAAGCTTCGCGCTCAGCAATTACCAATTATTACTATTCCAATCCACAAAAGCCTTTTTGCGAACAGTTTATCAATCCGAAATTGAAATTGTTACTTGAAGAATTTTTAAATTATACAGCGCAAGAAAAGTTGAAACATTTAGGAAACTAG
- a CDS encoding AIR synthase related protein, which yields MSQEVSKRYALRGVSASKEDVHNAIKNIDKGVFPKAFCKIVPDYLTNDEDYCLIMHADGAGTKSSLAYMYWKETGDVSVWKGIAQDALIMNIDDLLCVGATDNIMLSSTIGRNKNNIPGEVISAIINGSEELIQELKAFGVTIHSTGGETADVGDLVRTIIVDSTVTARMKRKDVIDNANIKAGDVIVGLASFGQATYEKEYNGGMGSNGLTSARHDVFHKYLAEKYPESFDNAVPSDLVYSGHTKLTDAVENAPLNAGKLVLSPTRTYAPIIKSILAKYSSEQIHGMVHCSGGAQTKILHFVDDLHIVKDNMFDIPPLFKLIQEQSNTDWKEMYQVFNCGHRMELYVSPEVAEDIIAISKSYNVEAQIVGRVEASETKKLTILSTYGTFEYQ from the coding sequence ATGAGTCAAGAAGTATCAAAACGCTATGCACTGCGCGGCGTTTCTGCATCGAAAGAAGATGTGCATAACGCTATTAAAAATATTGATAAAGGAGTATTCCCGAAAGCGTTCTGTAAAATTGTACCCGATTATTTAACAAATGATGAAGACTATTGTTTGATCATGCATGCCGATGGCGCAGGTACAAAATCGTCCTTAGCCTATATGTATTGGAAAGAAACAGGCGATGTATCTGTGTGGAAAGGAATTGCACAAGATGCACTCATTATGAATATTGACGATTTATTGTGTGTGGGCGCAACAGATAATATCATGCTATCTTCTACGATTGGAAGAAACAAAAACAACATTCCTGGTGAAGTCATTTCCGCAATTATCAACGGAAGTGAAGAACTCATTCAAGAATTAAAAGCATTTGGTGTCACGATTCATTCCACAGGCGGCGAAACGGCTGATGTGGGCGACTTGGTACGAACTATTATTGTCGATTCTACCGTAACAGCTCGTATGAAACGAAAAGATGTTATTGACAACGCAAACATCAAAGCAGGCGATGTTATCGTTGGATTGGCTTCGTTTGGGCAAGCAACCTACGAAAAGGAATACAACGGCGGCATGGGAAGCAACGGACTCACCTCTGCACGTCACGATGTGTTTCACAAATATTTAGCCGAGAAATATCCAGAGAGTTTTGACAATGCGGTGCCAAGCGATTTGGTGTATTCTGGACATACAAAATTGACCGATGCTGTTGAAAATGCACCTTTGAACGCTGGAAAACTAGTATTATCACCAACGCGAACGTATGCGCCAATCATCAAAAGTATTTTAGCGAAATATAGCTCGGAGCAAATTCACGGAATGGTGCATTGCAGTGGTGGCGCACAAACCAAAATATTGCACTTTGTAGACGATTTGCACATTGTAAAAGACAACATGTTTGACATTCCACCTTTATTCAAACTCATTCAAGAGCAGTCAAATACGGATTGGAAAGAAATGTATCAAGTATTTAATTGTGGCCATCGCATGGAATTGTACGTTTCCCCAGAAGTTGCCGAAGACATTATAGCGATTTCAAAATCGTACAACGTGGAAGCACAAATTGTCGGTCGCGTAGAAGCTTCTGAAACCAAGAAACTAACGATTTTAAGCACTTACGGCACTTTTGAATATCAATAA
- a CDS encoding GNAT family N-acetyltransferase, with product MNLTTKRTNSKNQDFINLVKELDAFLSIQNGESDEFYSQFNGLEELHHIIVLYLDDAPIGCGAIKQFDENTVEVKRMYISQKLQGKSLGITILSELETWARELGNIRCVLETGTMLPEAIRFYEKNNYQRIPNYEPYIDAPESVCFEKHL from the coding sequence GTGAACCTGACAACCAAAAGAACCAATTCCAAAAATCAAGACTTCATCAACTTGGTCAAAGAGCTTGATGCGTTTCTAAGCATCCAAAATGGTGAAAGTGATGAATTTTACAGTCAGTTTAATGGTTTGGAAGAGTTACATCATATCATCGTATTGTATTTGGATGACGCGCCTATTGGTTGTGGTGCAATTAAGCAATTTGATGAAAATACTGTGGAGGTTAAACGTATGTACATCAGTCAAAAACTTCAAGGAAAAAGTTTAGGCATAACTATTTTATCCGAACTTGAAACTTGGGCACGTGAACTTGGAAATATACGTTGTGTGTTGGAAACAGGAACCATGTTGCCAGAAGCGATTCGGTTTTATGAAAAAAATAACTACCAACGCATTCCAAATTACGAACCCTACATTGATGCACCCGAAAGTGTGTGTTTTGAGAAACATTTATAG
- a CDS encoding glutamine synthetase III, translating to MSTLRFNALQETLHRTPVEIEEKGRRSEIFGENVFNEHAMLQHLTKDAYKSVMNAIEFGTKIDRKVADQISTGMKEWAISKGATHYTHWFQPLTGATAEKHDAFFETIGSGRAMEKFGGGQLVQQEPDASSFPNGGIRNTFEARGYTAWDPTSPAFIYGTTLCIPTIFVAYTGEALDNKAPLLRALQAVDTAATAVCKYFDKNVSKVNASLGWEQEYFLIDAALASARPDITLTGRTLLGHSPAKGQQLDDHYFGSIPSRVMNFMRDLENECMLLGIPVKTRHNEVAPNQFELAPIFEEANLAVDHNSLLMDVMEKVAQRHKFKVLFHEKPFAGINGSGKHNNWSLATNTGVNLLSPGKTPMKNLQFLTFFVNTIKAVHDNEELIRAAIASASNDHRLGANEAPPAIISVFIGSQLSAVLDELENVTKGKLSPQEKTDLKLNIVGKIPEILLDNTDRNRTSPFAFTGNKFELRAVGSWANCAGPMTVLNTIIAKQLKDFKVEVDALVAEKDLKKDEAIFNILREYIKDSKKIRFEGNGYGEAWEKEAKKRGLSNNKTTPEALKAQISKKAFSLYEEMNVMSQVEVEARHEIELEEYILRIQIEGRVLGDIARNHVIPTGVGYQNTLIENVSGLKEIFGKDFKKLAAEQIDLIEKISRHIAGINSKVNEMIEERKKANKLSGQKAAEAYCNKVKPYFEEIRYHCDKLELLVDDNLWPLVKYRELLFTR from the coding sequence ATGTCTACACTCAGATTTAATGCACTTCAAGAAACATTACACAGAACACCTGTTGAAATAGAAGAAAAAGGACGGCGCTCAGAAATCTTTGGCGAAAATGTATTTAATGAACATGCCATGTTGCAGCATTTGACTAAAGACGCCTATAAAAGTGTCATGAATGCCATTGAGTTTGGAACCAAAATCGATAGGAAAGTAGCCGATCAAATTTCTACAGGAATGAAAGAATGGGCAATTAGTAAGGGAGCAACACATTATACACATTGGTTTCAACCATTAACAGGTGCCACAGCAGAAAAACACGATGCTTTTTTTGAAACTATTGGAAGCGGACGTGCCATGGAAAAATTTGGTGGCGGACAATTGGTACAACAAGAACCCGATGCTTCCAGTTTTCCAAATGGTGGAATTCGCAATACCTTTGAAGCCAGAGGTTATACTGCGTGGGATCCAACATCGCCCGCATTCATATATGGAACAACTTTGTGTATTCCTACGATTTTTGTAGCATATACAGGGGAAGCACTAGACAATAAAGCACCATTATTAAGAGCATTGCAAGCAGTAGATACGGCGGCAACTGCTGTATGTAAATATTTTGATAAAAATGTATCCAAAGTAAATGCTTCTCTCGGTTGGGAACAAGAATACTTCCTAATTGATGCCGCATTGGCTTCGGCAAGACCCGATATTACCCTTACGGGAAGAACCTTATTAGGACATTCTCCCGCAAAGGGACAACAACTAGACGATCATTATTTTGGTTCCATTCCGAGCCGAGTCATGAACTTTATGCGCGATTTGGAAAACGAATGTATGTTGTTGGGAATTCCCGTAAAAACACGTCATAATGAAGTTGCACCAAATCAATTTGAATTGGCACCGATTTTTGAAGAAGCCAATTTAGCCGTTGATCACAATTCCTTACTCATGGATGTGATGGAAAAAGTAGCACAGCGTCACAAGTTCAAAGTACTATTTCACGAAAAACCCTTTGCAGGCATTAATGGTTCGGGGAAGCATAACAACTGGTCATTGGCTACAAATACAGGTGTCAACTTATTGAGTCCGGGGAAAACGCCGATGAAAAACTTACAATTCCTAACGTTTTTTGTCAACACAATCAAAGCGGTTCATGACAATGAAGAATTAATCAGAGCTGCCATTGCAAGTGCAAGTAACGATCACCGATTGGGAGCTAATGAAGCGCCACCAGCCATTATTTCGGTATTCATAGGTTCGCAACTTTCGGCAGTATTGGATGAATTGGAAAATGTTACCAAAGGAAAACTATCGCCACAAGAAAAGACAGACTTAAAACTAAATATCGTTGGTAAAATTCCAGAGATTTTATTAGACAACACAGACAGAAACCGAACATCGCCATTTGCCTTTACGGGAAACAAATTTGAGTTGCGCGCTGTGGGTTCATGGGCAAACTGTGCGGGTCCGATGACGGTTTTAAATACCATCATTGCAAAGCAATTAAAAGACTTTAAAGTAGAAGTTGATGCCTTGGTTGCAGAAAAAGATTTAAAGAAAGACGAAGCTATTTTCAATATTTTACGCGAATATATAAAAGACTCTAAAAAGATCCGTTTTGAAGGAAACGGATATGGAGAAGCCTGGGAAAAGGAAGCAAAAAAACGCGGTTTAAGCAACAATAAAACGACGCCAGAAGCGCTGAAAGCTCAGATTTCTAAGAAAGCATTTTCTTTATATGAAGAAATGAACGTAATGAGTCAGGTAGAAGTAGAGGCGCGTCATGAAATTGAATTGGAAGAATATATTTTGCGTATTCAAATAGAAGGCCGTGTGTTAGGAGATATTGCGCGAAATCATGTGATCCCGACAGGAGTTGGCTATCAAAATACCTTGATTGAAAACGTGAGCGGACTGAAAGAAATTTTTGGAAAAGATTTTAAAAAGCTTGCCGCAGAACAAATCGACTTGATCGAAAAAATTTCGAGACACATTGCAGGGATCAATTCGAAAGTCAATGAAATGATTGAGGAACGCAAAAAAGCCAACAAACTCAGCGGACAAAAAGCAGCAGAAGCGTATTGCAATAAAGTAAAACCGTATTTTGAAGAAATTCGCTATCACTGTGATAAGTTGGAGTTGTTAGTCGATGATAACTTATGGCCCTTGGTAAAATATAGAGAGTTGTTGTTTACGAGATAG
- a CDS encoding glutamine synthetase beta-grasp domain-containing protein: MSKSKLEYIWLDGYFPTQNMRSKTKVEEDFSGKLEDCPIWSFDGSSTRQAEGGSSDCLLKPVAIYPDPARRDGYLVMTEVLNADGTPHVSNGRATIEDEDNDFWFGFEQEYFIMDTKTQLPLGFPIGGYPAPQGMYYCSVGGKNTHGRDLVEEHADLCIDAGLNFEGINQEVASGQWEFQLFAKGAKKAGDEIWVARYLLDRLTEKYGYYIDYHPKPLGKDMDWNGSGMHANFSNTILRTCGSQETYEKICEAFRPVVKEHIAVYGEFNDQRLTGDHETASINDFSYGISDRGASIRIPIITVEKGWKGWLEDRRPASNGDPYKIAGRIIKTVKSANIS, from the coding sequence ATGAGCAAATCTAAATTAGAGTACATCTGGTTGGATGGATATTTTCCAACACAAAACATGAGAAGTAAGACTAAAGTCGAAGAAGATTTTAGTGGAAAATTAGAAGATTGTCCAATTTGGTCTTTTGACGGATCCTCTACAAGACAAGCCGAAGGTGGATCTTCAGATTGTTTATTGAAGCCTGTGGCTATTTATCCTGATCCTGCACGAAGAGATGGATATTTGGTTATGACAGAAGTTTTAAATGCTGATGGTACACCACACGTATCAAACGGTAGAGCTACGATTGAAGACGAAGATAACGATTTCTGGTTTGGATTTGAGCAAGAGTATTTCATCATGGATACCAAAACGCAATTACCGTTAGGATTCCCAATCGGTGGATACCCTGCGCCACAAGGAATGTATTACTGTTCTGTTGGTGGAAAAAATACACATGGTAGAGATTTAGTAGAAGAGCATGCTGATTTATGTATTGATGCGGGATTGAATTTTGAAGGAATCAACCAAGAGGTTGCTTCTGGACAGTGGGAATTTCAATTGTTCGCTAAAGGAGCAAAGAAAGCTGGAGACGAAATTTGGGTAGCACGTTATTTATTAGACCGTTTAACCGAAAAGTACGGATACTATATTGATTATCACCCAAAACCGTTAGGGAAAGATATGGACTGGAATGGTTCTGGTATGCACGCAAACTTCTCTAATACTATATTAAGAACTTGTGGAAGTCAAGAAACATACGAAAAAATCTGTGAAGCATTTAGACCTGTTGTAAAAGAACATATTGCGGTTTATGGCGAGTTTAACGATCAACGTTTAACAGGAGATCATGAAACGGCTTCTATTAATGACTTTAGCTACGGAATTTCTGACCGTGGTGCTTCTATCCGTATTCCTATTATTACGGTAGAAAAAGGATGGAAAGGTTGGTTAGAAGATAGAAGACCAGCTTCTAATGGTGATCCTTATAAGATTGCAGGAAGAATTATTAAAACTGTAAAATCTGCTAACATCAGTTAA
- a CDS encoding calcium/sodium antiporter, which produces MENILYLIGGLVLLVLGGEFLVRASVGLSFKLNISKMVIGLTVVSFATSAPELLVSINAAISDSPAIAINNVIGSNIANIGLVLGITAIIGPIAVNNTFYKLTWPVLMVFSLVIYYFLWTGNLLARWEGIILIIGLIAFLVILIRSAQKGKDQIDIEDVDETAATISYAKIFLWLGIGGAALYFGSEFLVDGAKAIAQNLGVSEGVISITMIAIGTSVPELAASVIAALKKEKAISLGNLIGSNIFNIASVLGITSVITEIPVIEPQILTRDIFWMLGFAFILYPFAYIPRKFGIDRYEGIILFVTYVFFIYLVF; this is translated from the coding sequence ATGGAAAATATATTGTATCTCATTGGAGGACTCGTACTGTTAGTTTTAGGAGGAGAATTTCTAGTAAGAGCTTCGGTAGGACTTTCTTTCAAATTGAATATTTCCAAAATGGTGATTGGGCTGACGGTGGTTTCCTTTGCGACTTCAGCACCTGAATTATTGGTCAGTATCAATGCTGCTATCAGCGATTCGCCAGCCATAGCCATCAATAATGTCATTGGTTCTAACATTGCAAATATCGGATTGGTTCTGGGAATTACCGCCATCATCGGTCCCATTGCTGTCAACAATACATTTTACAAGTTAACATGGCCAGTGTTGATGGTTTTCTCTTTAGTAATTTACTATTTTCTGTGGACAGGAAACTTATTAGCTCGCTGGGAAGGAATCATTTTAATTATCGGATTAATAGCATTTCTAGTTATTTTAATTCGCTCGGCGCAAAAAGGCAAAGACCAAATTGATATTGAAGATGTGGACGAAACAGCAGCGACCATTTCGTATGCAAAAATCTTTCTTTGGTTAGGGATTGGTGGTGCAGCTTTATATTTTGGATCTGAGTTTTTAGTAGATGGCGCCAAAGCCATTGCACAAAATTTAGGCGTGAGTGAAGGTGTCATTTCCATCACTATGATTGCTATTGGAACAAGTGTGCCCGAATTGGCAGCTTCTGTGATTGCGGCACTTAAAAAAGAAAAAGCAATTTCATTAGGAAACTTAATTGGTTCCAACATTTTCAACATTGCCTCTGTATTAGGAATTACGTCTGTCATTACAGAAATTCCAGTCATAGAACCACAAATACTAACACGTGACATCTTTTGGATGCTTGGTTTTGCGTTTATCCTCTATCCGTTTGCATATATTCCAAGAAAATTTGGAATCGATCGGTATGAAGGTATTATTTTGTTTGTAACCTATGTGTTCTTCATCTATTTAGTGTTTTAA
- a CDS encoding alpha/beta hydrolase-fold protein has protein sequence MRKIQFIFLVCLCIHYVNGQENTITIGIKDSIHSNILNETRELWIHHPDGNSDTVKKREKYPVLYLLDGNSHFYSVVGMVTQLSAVNGNTICPKMIIVGIPNTNRIRDLSPARLTEKSSKLSGYKVENTGGGEAFISFIEKELIPYIDKTYETESYRMFIGHSLGGLAVMNILLQKPELFNAYVAIDPSMWWNDQKLLQKIRNTKFDERYKHKKLFVAIANTMHKGMDTIKVKKDTAYATRHIRAILELNAVLKKDALNNLSYKGKYYKNDTHGSVPFIAEYDALRYIFDFYQIQITKQELMNPKKDVLAKVKNYYQRLSKEFQRNIKPKKYYIEDIANRLMDLRQFEKAEAFFKLNASYYPKDFYVYSCLGDFYTTLGNKEKAIENFKKSNVLHKNPYATDRLAELQEK, from the coding sequence ATGAGAAAAATACAGTTCATCTTTTTGGTATGCCTTTGTATTCATTATGTAAATGGACAAGAGAATACGATAACTATTGGTATAAAAGACAGCATACATTCCAACATACTAAATGAAACTAGAGAACTATGGATTCATCATCCAGATGGAAATTCAGATACGGTTAAAAAAAGAGAAAAATACCCTGTTCTTTATCTATTAGATGGAAATTCTCATTTTTATTCTGTTGTAGGAATGGTAACCCAATTAAGTGCTGTAAATGGAAATACAATCTGTCCAAAAATGATCATCGTTGGCATTCCAAATACGAATCGGATAAGAGATTTATCACCTGCAAGATTAACTGAAAAATCATCTAAATTAAGCGGTTATAAAGTTGAAAATACTGGTGGAGGCGAAGCATTTATATCATTCATAGAAAAAGAATTAATTCCTTATATAGACAAAACCTACGAAACAGAATCCTATCGGATGTTTATTGGGCATTCACTCGGAGGTTTAGCAGTAATGAATATACTTCTGCAAAAACCTGAATTGTTCAATGCGTACGTTGCCATTGATCCTTCCATGTGGTGGAATGATCAAAAACTGCTACAAAAAATAAGGAATACGAAATTTGACGAACGCTACAAGCATAAAAAATTGTTCGTAGCCATAGCAAATACTATGCACAAAGGTATGGATACTATAAAAGTGAAAAAAGACACGGCGTATGCAACGCGCCATATTAGAGCTATTTTAGAATTGAATGCTGTGCTAAAAAAAGATGCTCTAAACAATTTATCCTACAAAGGGAAATATTATAAAAACGATACACATGGTTCTGTGCCATTCATTGCTGAATATGATGCGTTGCGTTACATTTTTGATTTCTATCAAATACAAATTACGAAGCAAGAATTAATGAACCCTAAAAAGGATGTGTTGGCGAAAGTAAAAAATTATTACCAACGCTTATCAAAGGAATTTCAGAGAAATATAAAACCAAAAAAATACTACATTGAAGACATTGCAAATAGATTGATGGACTTGCGTCAATTTGAAAAAGCGGAAGCATTCTTTAAGCTCAACGCATCCTATTATCCAAAAGATTTTTATGTATACAGTTGCTTAGGAGATTTTTATACAACACTTGGCAACAAAGAAAAAGCAATTGAAAACTTTAAAAAGTCAAATGTGTTACACAAAAACCCGTATGCAACTGATCGGTTAGCTGAATTGCAGGAAAAATAA
- a CDS encoding BlaI/MecI/CopY family transcriptional regulator has protein sequence MQKLTNKEEEIMHIIWKLEKAFVKEVMAEITTKKPHYNTLSTIVRNLEEKGYVSHNAYGNTHQYFPVVTKEAYRKKFMASAIQDYFNDSYKNVVSFFAKEEKISVEDLKEIINLIEKEQ, from the coding sequence ATGCAAAAATTAACAAATAAGGAAGAAGAAATCATGCACATCATTTGGAAGCTCGAAAAGGCTTTTGTAAAAGAGGTGATGGCAGAGATTACTACGAAAAAACCACATTATAATACATTATCAACCATTGTGCGCAATTTGGAAGAAAAAGGATATGTGAGTCACAACGCATACGGAAATACGCATCAGTATTTTCCGGTGGTGACCAAGGAAGCGTACCGTAAAAAGTTTATGGCGTCTGCGATTCAGGATTATTTTAACGACTCGTACAAAAACGTTGTTTCCTTTTTTGCGAAAGAAGAAAAGATTAGCGTGGAAGATTTGAAAGAGATTATTAACCTCATTGAAAAAGAACAGTAA
- a CDS encoding M56 family metallopeptidase, which yields MEAFVLYFAKSAGVLALFLGLYFLVLRRETLFHENRFFLLSGMIISLVLPFLVITQYIEIPAITNVVTSSFAYTADAIPVETSSIPWMRIILYTYIAGVVVFFGKFLLELFSLFRLLWKSSVSHRDGQFLYIETNASFSPFSFFNYIVYNPELYSETELEAILKHEQAHSRQLHSLDVFVAKLYCIFCWFNPFAWLHKKFMLQNLEFLADSAAIKQTPSKKEYQLTLLKVSGNSYCPALTNNFYNSLIKKRIVMLQKTQSTQVNRWKQALIVPMLIAFVFLFNTEVVAKEVATAPLTNNVKPIIENTTGDLVIVITKNTTVDELKAYKKLFKSQKIKFTYSNVDFNSKGEISKISLVLTSKNTQTANGTFETIDDKAISDIQLGKRGDELFIKSAGFGGDKTVKGVYAYTVTSDYDEDDDGKNKKKFVIRTDNNGKTSKQTWIQKDKIQTIDIKKEDDKEVIIINGKKVDPIETIDIKKEGEKEIIIIDGKVISPETEIEKEIEIKTGNANKKKYIYTVTGSNEEEEKEVKDKKIKIYRSSESKIVFNSSGKKDKPLFIIDGKEVSNKKFKDLDAEHIETMTVLKGDSATAKYGEKAKNGVIIIKTKKKKE from the coding sequence ATGGAAGCATTTGTACTATATTTTGCCAAAAGCGCTGGTGTTTTAGCCTTATTTTTAGGACTGTATTTTTTAGTGTTGCGAAGAGAAACACTTTTTCATGAAAATCGTTTTTTCTTGTTGAGTGGCATGATAATTTCACTAGTGTTGCCATTTTTGGTGATTACACAATACATAGAAATTCCAGCAATTACCAACGTTGTTACTAGTTCTTTTGCATACACTGCAGATGCTATTCCTGTTGAAACTTCAAGTATTCCATGGATGCGCATTATTTTGTATACATACATCGCTGGTGTTGTTGTGTTCTTTGGGAAGTTTTTACTAGAACTTTTTTCTTTGTTCCGTTTGCTTTGGAAATCGTCAGTTTCACACCGAGATGGACAGTTTTTATATATTGAAACAAACGCTTCTTTCTCGCCTTTTTCATTTTTTAATTACATCGTATACAATCCTGAGTTGTATTCTGAAACCGAATTGGAAGCCATTTTAAAACACGAACAAGCACACAGTCGTCAATTACATTCTTTAGATGTTTTTGTGGCAAAATTGTATTGTATTTTCTGTTGGTTCAATCCTTTTGCGTGGTTGCACAAGAAATTTATGTTACAAAATTTAGAATTTTTGGCGGATAGTGCGGCTATCAAACAAACGCCTTCTAAGAAAGAATACCAATTAACGCTATTGAAAGTGTCTGGAAACAGTTATTGTCCAGCATTGACCAACAATTTTTATAATTCATTAATCAAAAAACGAATCGTTATGTTACAAAAAACACAATCTACACAAGTAAACAGGTGGAAACAAGCATTGATTGTTCCAATGCTCATTGCTTTTGTCTTTTTATTTAATACAGAAGTAGTTGCCAAAGAAGTTGCTACTGCTCCACTCACAAATAATGTGAAGCCTATTATTGAAAACACCACAGGAGATTTAGTCATCGTAATTACAAAAAACACAACTGTTGACGAATTGAAAGCGTATAAAAAACTCTTCAAATCACAAAAAATTAAGTTTACATATAGTAATGTTGACTTTAATTCTAAAGGAGAAATTAGTAAAATTTCATTGGTATTAACCTCTAAAAATACGCAAACTGCCAATGGAACTTTTGAAACTATTGATGATAAAGCAATTTCAGATATTCAATTAGGAAAACGCGGTGACGAACTGTTCATAAAATCAGCCGGATTTGGAGGAGACAAAACTGTAAAAGGTGTGTATGCATATACCGTAACCTCTGATTATGATGAGGACGATGATGGAAAAAACAAGAAGAAATTTGTCATCAGAACAGACAATAATGGGAAGACCTCCAAACAAACTTGGATTCAAAAAGATAAAATACAAACCATTGATATTAAAAAAGAAGATGATAAAGAAGTGATCATTATTAATGGCAAAAAGGTAGATCCTATTGAGACTATTGACATTAAGAAAGAAGGTGAGAAAGAAATCATTATCATTGACGGGAAAGTAATATCTCCAGAGACTGAGATTGAAAAAGAAATTGAAATTAAAACTGGCAATGCTAACAAAAAAAAATACATTTATACCGTTACTGGCAGCAACGAAGAAGAGGAAAAAGAAGTAAAAGACAAGAAAATTAAAATCTATCGATCAAGCGAAAGCAAAATCGTTTTTAATTCTTCAGGAAAAAAAGACAAACCACTTTTTATTATAGACGGCAAAGAAGTTTCAAACAAAAAGTTTAAAGATTTGGATGCTGAACATATTGAAACCATGACCGTATTGAAAGGTGATTCTGCCACAGCAAAATATGGTGAAAAAGCAAAAAATGGTGTAATTATTATTAAGACAAAGAAAAAGAAGGAATAG